A portion of the Sphaerochaeta pleomorpha str. Grapes genome contains these proteins:
- a CDS encoding DUF4391 domain-containing protein, with protein MMKDDFKLPKETLVNKFVAKSRFYERSKLSSKLQKEFVDKVQRITWKYKLAENTLGIAKTEAVTEIQIFEIELKEQKVPKNVVKIIDKSIPYQILYRFVYEENVTYGISLKNGDNIGNYYFSDWNTNLVFDFTGIDLELVYQKLVKAFLRDEAKDKDDFDDIVSTDQKIRTLETEIVSLESSIQKEKQFNRKVELHKILLKKKTLLTDITGGSE; from the coding sequence ATGATGAAGGATGATTTTAAGCTTCCCAAGGAAACACTAGTAAACAAGTTTGTTGCTAAATCTCGATTTTATGAGAGGTCAAAACTGAGCTCAAAACTTCAGAAAGAATTTGTAGATAAGGTTCAGAGGATTACCTGGAAGTACAAGCTCGCGGAAAATACCCTCGGGATTGCGAAGACAGAAGCTGTAACTGAGATACAAATTTTTGAGATTGAATTGAAGGAGCAAAAAGTTCCAAAGAATGTTGTGAAGATCATTGATAAAAGTATTCCCTATCAAATCCTATACCGGTTTGTGTATGAGGAAAATGTCACATATGGTATCTCGCTGAAAAATGGGGATAATATTGGCAACTACTACTTCTCAGATTGGAATACAAATCTGGTATTTGATTTCACAGGAATTGACCTTGAACTGGTTTATCAGAAACTGGTAAAAGCTTTTCTTCGAGATGAAGCCAAGGATAAAGATGATTTTGATGATATAGTTAGTACAGATCAGAAGATCAGAACCCTGGAAACAGAGATTGTCTCTTTGGAGAGCAGCATCCAAAAGGAAAAGCAATTTAACCGGAAGGTTGAGCTTCATAAGATCTTGCTGAAGAAAAAAACGCTGCTAACAGATATTACTGGAGGATCAGAATAA
- a CDS encoding helix-turn-helix domain-containing protein — translation MKKTTVTFGEYLKHKRDEKQISLREVARTLGVSAPFLSDVENSRRAPLTEERLADLANVLNLNEKEKAEMYDIVGKQKGLLAPDLNPYVTDRPYVNAALRTARNLEANEEDWQRFVDDLIKRKHGDN, via the coding sequence ATGAAGAAGACTACCGTGACTTTTGGCGAGTACCTAAAGCACAAACGCGATGAAAAGCAAATTAGCTTGCGTGAGGTGGCTCGTACTTTGGGGGTGTCAGCACCGTTTCTCAGCGATGTGGAGAACAGTCGGCGTGCACCTTTGACCGAGGAAAGACTGGCAGATTTGGCAAACGTGCTGAATCTGAATGAAAAAGAGAAAGCCGAGATGTATGACATAGTCGGCAAGCAAAAAGGCCTGCTCGCACCGGATCTGAATCCGTATGTGACCGACAGGCCGTATGTGAACGCCGCACTCAGGACTGCAAGAAACCTGGAAGCGAACGAGGAAGATTGGCAACGATTTGTCGATGATTTGATCAAGAGGAAACACGGGGACAACTGA
- a CDS encoding ImmA/IrrE family metallo-endopeptidase yields the protein MKRCACRLDANGIPHLSKNQLETYGERVLRDFSPEVLLKPQPMDIDRLITHYMGFSLEYQYLSHNQVYLGITVFEDTEALPVYVPELDQAKFLSVKKNTIIIEGTLADNPSFIHRERFTEGHEASHGLIHPEYYQRKAQIASLHDYCGGIYSKPAFPDLSGVDTDGKRLKGEAWLEWQANYLASVLLMPRPAVKRLRNLIEPKGSPFWQQELIQTMVDVFNVSEEAARVRLISLHCLPT from the coding sequence ATGAAAAGATGCGCATGTAGACTCGACGCCAACGGGATACCCCATTTGAGCAAGAACCAGCTGGAAACCTATGGAGAACGAGTGCTGCGTGACTTTTCCCCTGAGGTCCTGCTAAAACCACAACCCATGGATATCGACAGACTTATCACCCACTACATGGGCTTTTCCCTGGAATACCAATACCTGTCGCATAACCAGGTGTATCTGGGGATCACGGTTTTCGAAGATACCGAAGCCCTGCCCGTGTATGTCCCTGAGTTGGACCAAGCCAAGTTCCTCTCGGTGAAAAAGAATACCATCATCATTGAGGGAACCCTTGCCGACAATCCATCGTTCATCCATCGTGAGCGGTTCACAGAAGGGCATGAGGCATCGCACGGGTTGATCCATCCCGAATATTATCAGCGGAAGGCCCAGATTGCCAGCTTGCACGATTACTGTGGTGGTATCTACTCAAAACCTGCCTTCCCTGATCTCAGCGGTGTAGATACCGACGGCAAACGCTTGAAAGGTGAGGCATGGCTCGAATGGCAGGCAAACTATCTGGCATCAGTATTGCTGATGCCCAGACCTGCAGTCAAACGACTGAGGAATTTGATCGAACCCAAAGGTAGTCCATTCTGGCAACAAGAGCTGATCCAGACAATGGTCGATGTGTTCAATGTCTCTGAGGAAGCTGCAAGGGTACGTCTGATTTCACTGCACTGCCTTCCCACATAA
- a CDS encoding DUF4406 domain-containing protein, protein MNIRNREGYMDRTPYEAMKAIEKQARPHFDYHPMVYICSPYAGNIEENVFHARRYSRFAVEKGYLPVTPHLLYPQFLDDGIQSERDLGMFFGIVLMSKCTEVWVFGEHISAGMRIEIDRAKHKGYKVRFFNNECILINTQPLP, encoded by the coding sequence ATGAATATTCGCAACAGGGAAGGATATATGGATAGGACACCCTATGAGGCCATGAAGGCTATTGAGAAACAAGCTAGACCACATTTCGATTATCACCCCATGGTGTATATCTGCTCTCCATATGCTGGAAATATCGAAGAGAATGTGTTCCATGCCAGGCGTTACAGCCGTTTTGCAGTCGAGAAAGGTTATCTTCCGGTAACCCCTCACCTGCTCTACCCCCAGTTTCTTGATGACGGGATTCAGAGCGAACGCGACCTGGGCATGTTCTTCGGTATCGTGCTCATGAGCAAATGTACGGAGGTTTGGGTGTTTGGTGAACACATTAGTGCCGGGATGAGAATCGAGATAGACAGGGCAAAACATAAGGGTTATAAGGTGAGATTTTTCAATAATGAATGCATTCTTA
- a CDS encoding DUF2800 domain-containing protein, protein MSRHALLSPSSASRWTMCPPSARLCEHIEEKSSVFAEEGTEAHTLCEYKVKLALGIKMEDPRPTLHYHSEEMESCTDEYAAFVLEALQLEKEAQKDPLILLEQRLDISTYVPECSGTGDCIIIADRNLHIIDFKYGQGVEVSADHNTQMMLYSLGALDMFGSLYEVEEVSMTVFQPRLANVNTFTMTADDLTNWAESYLKPRAELAFRGKGEFCSGPHCRFCKVKSTCRKRAEANLDLARYEFAEPVLLGDDEIAEILRQADELASWVSDIKGYALSVLGRGGKLEGFKLVEGRSIRKYTDDQAVAEAVSSSGFDPYEHKVLGITAMTELLGRTRFNEILGPFIYKPKGKPTLVPESDKRPGITINDFDDMEEK, encoded by the coding sequence ATGAGTAGGCATGCCCTTCTTTCTCCCTCATCGGCCTCGCGATGGACAATGTGCCCGCCATCGGCACGCCTATGCGAACACATCGAGGAGAAATCAAGTGTGTTCGCCGAGGAAGGAACCGAAGCCCATACCCTATGCGAGTACAAGGTCAAGCTTGCCCTGGGAATCAAGATGGAGGACCCGAGACCCACCCTGCACTACCACAGTGAGGAAATGGAAAGCTGTACCGATGAATATGCCGCATTCGTTCTCGAGGCATTGCAGCTTGAGAAGGAGGCTCAAAAAGATCCGTTGATACTCCTTGAACAACGCCTGGATATCAGCACGTATGTACCTGAATGTTCTGGGACAGGAGACTGCATCATCATCGCCGACAGGAACCTGCATATCATCGACTTCAAGTACGGACAGGGGGTTGAAGTCTCTGCAGACCACAATACCCAGATGATGCTCTACTCCCTCGGAGCTCTTGATATGTTCGGCTCGCTGTATGAGGTGGAAGAGGTATCGATGACCGTATTCCAACCCCGCCTTGCAAACGTGAACACGTTCACCATGACTGCCGATGACCTAACAAACTGGGCTGAATCCTATCTCAAACCAAGGGCTGAATTGGCATTCCGGGGCAAGGGTGAATTCTGCTCAGGTCCCCATTGCCGCTTCTGCAAGGTGAAATCCACCTGCCGCAAGCGTGCCGAGGCGAACCTGGATCTCGCTCGCTACGAGTTCGCCGAGCCTGTACTCCTGGGAGATGACGAGATTGCAGAGATCCTGAGGCAGGCTGACGAGTTGGCTTCTTGGGTAAGCGATATCAAGGGGTACGCTCTTTCGGTATTAGGTAGAGGAGGAAAACTGGAGGGATTCAAACTGGTCGAGGGTAGGTCGATACGCAAGTACACCGATGATCAGGCCGTAGCTGAAGCAGTCAGCTCATCTGGATTCGATCCCTATGAACACAAGGTACTGGGAATCACGGCAATGACCGAGTTGCTGGGAAGAACACGATTCAATGAGATCTTGGGCCCATTCATCTACAAGCCCAAAGGCAAACCGACGCTCGTACCGGAAAGCGATAAAAGACCGGGTATCACAATCAACGACTTTGACGACATGGAGGAAAAGTAA
- a CDS encoding DNA polymerase: MKYLSIDIETYSSINLAKSGVYRYCEAEDFEILLFGYSLDGGEVKVVDLARGEKIPKNIVRAISDDGIIKWAFNATFERICLSRHLGLPTGTYLDPSSWRCTMIWSAYLGLPLSLMGVGAVLGLQRQKLSEGKDLVRYFCTPCNPTITNGGRTRNEADDAPDKWKLFIEYNKRDVEVEIAIHQRLYRLPVPDAIWDEYLLDQGINDRGVLVDKNLVDNAIRMDKRAREELITRMKDLTDLENPNSVPQVKTWLSENGLEVDSLGKKDVMTALQDAPPQIQEVLELRLQLAKSSVKKYQAMENAVCSDGRARGMFQFYGANRTGRWAGRLVQMQNLPQNHLEDLETARTLVTSGGYEAVQILYSDVPNTLSQLVRTAFIPRSGYRFIVSDFSAIEARVLSWLAGETWRMEIFAENGDIYCASASQMFKVPVEKHGQNAHLRQKGKIAELALGYGGSVGALKAMGALDMGLEEDELKPLVDVWRQSNPNIVQLWWDVDKVVKEAVRGKTTTNTHDINFSHESGFLFITLPSGRRLAYVKPRMGTNDFGNDCVTYEGVGATKKWERIETYGPKVVENIVQAISRDILCYSMQQLKDHRICMHIHDEIVIEAPDEMELETIEASMAASPSWADGLLLNADGFETKFYKKD; the protein is encoded by the coding sequence ATGAAATACCTTAGCATCGATATCGAGACGTATTCCTCTATCAATCTGGCCAAGAGCGGAGTTTACCGCTACTGCGAAGCAGAGGACTTCGAGATCCTCCTGTTCGGTTACAGCTTGGACGGCGGGGAGGTGAAAGTCGTCGATCTCGCCCGGGGGGAGAAAATCCCCAAGAACATCGTCAGAGCTATCTCCGACGATGGCATCATCAAATGGGCGTTCAATGCAACCTTCGAACGCATTTGTCTTTCCCGCCATCTAGGACTGCCGACAGGGACCTATCTCGATCCGTCCTCCTGGCGTTGCACGATGATCTGGTCGGCGTATCTGGGCCTACCCCTATCGCTGATGGGCGTCGGTGCCGTGCTCGGTCTTCAGAGACAGAAGCTCTCCGAGGGCAAGGACCTGGTCAGATACTTCTGCACCCCATGCAATCCTACAATCACCAACGGCGGGCGTACCAGAAATGAGGCTGATGATGCACCTGACAAATGGAAACTGTTCATCGAGTACAACAAGCGCGATGTCGAGGTTGAGATTGCCATCCATCAGCGCCTCTATCGACTTCCGGTTCCCGATGCAATCTGGGATGAGTACCTCCTTGATCAAGGCATCAACGACCGGGGTGTGTTGGTCGACAAGAATCTCGTGGATAACGCAATCAGGATGGACAAGCGTGCCCGAGAAGAGTTGATTACGAGGATGAAGGATCTCACTGATTTGGAGAATCCCAACTCAGTGCCACAGGTAAAAACCTGGCTGTCAGAGAACGGTCTTGAAGTCGATTCTCTTGGCAAGAAGGATGTGATGACAGCTTTGCAGGACGCCCCGCCCCAGATCCAAGAAGTACTCGAGCTCAGGCTTCAGCTTGCCAAGTCGTCGGTGAAGAAGTACCAGGCGATGGAAAACGCAGTTTGCAGCGATGGCAGGGCAAGGGGCATGTTCCAGTTCTACGGGGCAAACCGAACCGGGCGGTGGGCTGGAAGACTCGTGCAAATGCAAAATCTACCCCAGAACCATCTGGAGGATTTGGAGACTGCAAGAACCTTGGTTACGAGCGGTGGGTATGAAGCAGTGCAGATACTGTATTCCGATGTTCCCAACACCTTGTCACAGTTGGTCCGTACCGCATTCATTCCTAGAAGCGGATATCGGTTCATTGTTTCGGACTTCTCTGCAATTGAAGCAAGAGTACTCTCCTGGCTCGCTGGGGAGACTTGGCGTATGGAGATCTTTGCCGAGAACGGGGATATCTACTGTGCATCCGCTTCTCAGATGTTCAAGGTCCCTGTAGAGAAGCATGGTCAGAATGCCCATCTAAGACAGAAAGGGAAAATTGCCGAATTGGCACTTGGTTACGGCGGGTCGGTGGGGGCTCTGAAGGCGATGGGTGCTCTGGATATGGGCCTTGAAGAGGATGAGCTCAAGCCCTTGGTGGATGTGTGGCGTCAATCCAATCCTAACATCGTCCAGCTTTGGTGGGATGTGGACAAGGTGGTTAAGGAAGCGGTGAGGGGAAAAACCACAACCAACACGCATGACATCAATTTCTCACATGAGAGTGGCTTCTTGTTCATTACGTTGCCATCGGGAAGACGGCTTGCCTACGTGAAACCCCGTATGGGAACCAATGATTTTGGTAACGATTGCGTAACGTATGAGGGCGTGGGAGCCACGAAGAAGTGGGAACGTATCGAAACATATGGTCCCAAGGTGGTGGAGAACATCGTTCAGGCAATCAGCCGTGACATTCTCTGCTACTCGATGCAGCAACTCAAGGATCATCGGATCTGCATGCACATCCATGACGAGATCGTCATCGAGGCACCTGATGAAATGGAATTGGAAACCATCGAGGCTTCCATGGCGGCATCGCCATCATGGGCAGATGGATTGTTGCTCAATGCGGATGGCTTTGAGACCAAATTTTACAAGAAGGACTGA
- a CDS encoding helicase-related protein, producing MIQTFNNRTEKVGDDLKKNIAKESKFQIAAGIFSIYGYEALKTELRKIDSLKFIFTDPTFIELDKKNREQKQFYINSSYRQKSISGTEFEINLKNELKGKAIARECKKWIEQKVTFKTNAGSKYIQPHTTLINKENSFVYMGINEFSSAGFGYEKDNSILNQIIKTDDYETTKQYIQNFHEIWNDEKILRDVTEEVTDYIANLYKENSPQFIYYLILYHIFNEFLVDISEDELANERTGFKESVTWNKLYDFQRDAVLGIINKLERHNGCILADSVGLGKTFSALGVIKYYQERNRSILVLCPKKLGDNWLTFLNNYEDNPLIKDRLNYDVLYHTDLSRDKGESNGIDLSRVNWGNYDLVVIDESHNFRNNDPHKDHVTRYQKLLNDVMRKGVKTKVLMLSATPVNNRFTDLKNQLALAWEGETGIADERLGTEKSVEVILSNAQKIFNDWSKLPIEKRTSQELLANLNSNFDFFKLLDSVTIARSRKHIEKYYDVNKIGRFPNRLKPITHHADITDLENFIEISELYRELSRLSLAIYSPTEYIFESKMQFYSELYDTNISEKSSFKQSHREKSLQTLMRVNLLKRLESSVDSFRITLNKFIQANETTIKQIINFEANGGDRYTEAIHLNDIDLDADSDDWQNDESCVGGKVRVRLADMNTSGWKQDLEADVRVAKAILREMMRVGPEHDTKLNDLKDLIGNKFVNPINPGNKKVLIFSAFADTVNYLYNNISGYCKNTYGLECAKITGSDDNKCTLKIDTSFNNLLINFSPRSKERRNIEAPQIDVLIATDCISEGQNLQDCDTLINYDIHWNPVRIIQRFGRIDRIGSINQDIQLINFWPQLSLDDYINLKSRVENKMFMVDATATGEDNVLTNKSSDLLFRKKQLEKLQEEVVDIEDMGSGLSITDLGLNDFRMDLVNYVKENGSMDSVATGMHTVCEKDVERGIEEGVIYVLRNINNGVNIDNSNQLHPFYLVYLKTDGSILSSHLDVKNTLDILRALCKDRDEPIKEVYEPFNDETDDGKNMQRYSSLLNKAIEAILNVKDESEVDSLFSGGGTTALVNSIKGLEDFELLAFVVVR from the coding sequence ATGATTCAAACCTTCAACAATCGGACTGAAAAAGTCGGAGATGATCTAAAGAAGAATATCGCTAAAGAAAGTAAATTTCAGATTGCTGCAGGTATCTTTTCAATTTATGGCTATGAAGCGCTTAAGACTGAATTGAGGAAGATCGATTCTTTGAAGTTCATCTTCACTGATCCAACATTCATAGAGCTTGATAAGAAGAACAGGGAACAGAAACAGTTTTACATCAATTCCAGCTATCGACAAAAATCGATTAGCGGGACAGAATTTGAGATAAACCTCAAGAATGAACTCAAAGGGAAAGCGATTGCCAGAGAGTGCAAGAAATGGATTGAACAGAAAGTAACGTTCAAGACAAATGCGGGAAGCAAATACATCCAGCCTCATACTACTCTGATCAATAAAGAGAATAGTTTTGTATATATGGGAATCAACGAGTTCAGTAGTGCCGGTTTTGGATATGAGAAGGATAATTCGATTCTGAACCAGATCATCAAGACTGACGATTACGAAACGACCAAACAGTATATCCAGAATTTCCATGAGATATGGAATGATGAGAAGATCTTGCGGGATGTTACCGAGGAGGTTACTGACTACATTGCTAATCTATACAAGGAAAATTCGCCACAATTCATCTATTATCTGATCCTGTACCATATCTTCAACGAGTTTTTGGTAGATATCTCTGAGGATGAGCTGGCCAACGAACGAACCGGTTTCAAGGAATCCGTCACCTGGAACAAGCTCTATGACTTTCAACGGGATGCTGTTCTTGGGATCATCAATAAGCTGGAGCGGCATAACGGATGCATCCTTGCCGATAGTGTCGGGCTTGGAAAAACCTTTTCCGCTTTGGGGGTAATTAAGTATTACCAGGAAAGGAATCGTTCAATCCTGGTCCTCTGTCCAAAAAAACTGGGTGACAACTGGCTGACCTTCCTGAACAACTATGAGGACAACCCGCTGATCAAGGACAGGCTCAATTATGATGTGCTGTACCACACGGATTTATCTAGGGACAAGGGAGAGTCGAACGGTATAGATTTGTCAAGGGTGAACTGGGGGAACTATGATCTTGTAGTCATCGATGAATCCCATAACTTCAGGAACAATGATCCGCATAAGGATCATGTGACACGCTATCAGAAATTGTTGAACGATGTGATGCGCAAGGGAGTCAAAACAAAAGTCCTCATGCTTTCCGCAACTCCAGTCAACAATAGATTCACCGATCTCAAGAACCAGCTTGCACTCGCTTGGGAAGGGGAGACCGGTATCGCCGACGAACGATTGGGCACGGAGAAATCAGTCGAGGTCATCCTCTCAAATGCTCAGAAGATTTTCAACGATTGGTCGAAGTTGCCGATCGAAAAGCGCACCAGCCAGGAGCTTCTCGCAAACCTCAACAGCAACTTTGATTTCTTCAAGTTACTCGATAGTGTGACCATCGCCAGAAGCAGGAAGCATATCGAGAAGTATTATGATGTGAACAAGATTGGCCGATTTCCCAACCGACTGAAACCCATCACCCATCATGCGGATATCACAGACCTTGAAAATTTCATCGAGATATCGGAACTGTATCGGGAACTCTCTCGGTTGAGCTTGGCTATCTATTCTCCGACCGAATATATATTCGAAAGCAAAATGCAGTTTTACAGTGAACTGTATGATACGAATATCAGTGAGAAATCCAGTTTCAAGCAATCCCACCGGGAGAAGAGCTTGCAGACCCTGATGCGGGTCAATCTGCTCAAACGCCTGGAAAGTTCTGTGGACTCTTTCAGGATAACGCTGAATAAATTCATCCAAGCGAACGAGACAACCATAAAACAGATTATAAATTTTGAGGCGAATGGTGGTGACAGATATACAGAGGCAATACATCTGAATGATATTGATCTGGATGCTGATAGTGATGATTGGCAGAACGATGAGTCGTGTGTTGGCGGGAAAGTAAGGGTCAGACTTGCTGATATGAATACAAGCGGCTGGAAGCAGGACCTTGAAGCTGATGTACGTGTAGCAAAAGCAATACTCCGTGAAATGATGAGGGTGGGCCCGGAGCACGATACTAAACTGAATGACTTGAAAGATCTCATCGGAAACAAATTTGTAAATCCTATCAATCCAGGAAACAAGAAAGTGCTGATTTTCAGCGCATTCGCCGATACTGTTAACTACCTGTACAATAATATCTCTGGATACTGCAAAAATACCTATGGGCTTGAATGCGCGAAGATAACTGGATCGGATGACAATAAATGTACCTTGAAAATAGATACCAGTTTCAACAACTTGCTGATCAATTTTTCGCCTCGGTCTAAGGAACGCAGAAATATAGAAGCTCCCCAAATCGATGTCTTGATAGCTACAGACTGTATCTCGGAAGGGCAGAACCTTCAGGATTGCGACACCCTGATCAATTATGACATCCACTGGAATCCTGTGCGTATCATCCAGCGTTTTGGGCGGATCGATCGTATCGGTTCCATCAACCAAGACATCCAGCTGATCAATTTTTGGCCACAGCTCTCATTGGATGACTACATTAATCTCAAGAGCAGGGTTGAAAACAAAATGTTCATGGTGGATGCCACTGCTACCGGTGAAGATAATGTGCTTACGAACAAGTCATCAGATTTACTGTTCCGTAAAAAGCAACTTGAGAAACTCCAGGAAGAAGTTGTTGATATTGAGGATATGGGTTCAGGCCTATCCATAACGGATCTGGGATTGAATGACTTCCGTATGGATTTGGTGAATTACGTCAAAGAAAACGGATCGATGGATTCTGTGGCAACCGGCATGCATACCGTGTGCGAAAAAGATGTGGAGCGTGGCATTGAGGAAGGTGTCATCTATGTTTTAAGAAATATCAACAACGGGGTCAATATTGATAACTCCAACCAACTGCATCCGTTTTACCTGGTCTATCTGAAAACCGATGGGTCCATTCTTTCCTCCCATCTTGATGTGAAGAACACTCTTGATATCCTTCGAGCCTTATGCAAGGACAGAGATGAACCGATCAAAGAAGTCTATGAGCCCTTCAATGACGAGACTGATGACGGCAAGAATATGCAACGGTATTCAAGCCTCCTGAACAAAGCCATTGAAGCAATTCTCAACGTGAAGGACGAGAGCGAAGTAGATAGTCTATTCTCTGGTGGAGGAACGACCGCTCTTGTGAATAGTATCAAGGGGTTGGAAGATTTTGAGTTACTCGCATTTGTGGTGGTTCGATGA
- a CDS encoding DUF2815 family protein yields MSTIANPMKVITGKNTRWSYANVWEPKSINGGSPKYSVSLIIPKSDKATVQKIKSAIEAAYKEGEAKLKGNGRTAPSLASLKTPLRDGDIDRPDDPAYENAFFINANSATAPGIVDADCNPVLNRSDVYSGVYGRASISFYAFNSNGNRGIACGLQNLQLIRDGEPLGGKASAESDFATDDEDDFLA; encoded by the coding sequence ATGTCAACAATAGCAAATCCAATGAAGGTAATCACCGGAAAGAACACCAGATGGTCCTATGCAAACGTGTGGGAGCCCAAGTCCATCAATGGCGGATCACCGAAATACTCGGTCTCCCTGATCATCCCCAAAAGTGACAAGGCCACGGTGCAGAAGATTAAATCTGCCATCGAGGCTGCGTACAAGGAAGGCGAGGCAAAACTCAAGGGCAACGGAAGGACAGCCCCGTCCCTTGCATCGCTGAAGACTCCCTTGCGCGATGGGGATATCGACCGCCCGGATGACCCAGCTTACGAGAACGCATTCTTCATCAATGCCAACAGTGCAACCGCACCCGGTATCGTTGATGCGGATTGCAATCCCGTGCTGAACCGCAGTGATGTGTATTCGGGTGTCTACGGACGGGCCTCGATCAGCTTCTATGCGTTCAATTCCAACGGCAACCGCGGCATCGCATGCGGCCTGCAGAATCTGCAGCTGATCCGTGATGGAGAGCCTCTGGGCGGTAAGGCAAGTGCAGAGAGTGACTTCGCCACCGATGACGAGGATGATTTCCTTGCCTGA